The Anopheles moucheti chromosome 3, idAnoMoucSN_F20_07, whole genome shotgun sequence genome contains the following window.
ACCTGCTTAATTTGTTTACTCGTGCTATTATTTCAGCATCATATAATAAGGATATTGTTCTTAAAGGAAATAATCCGGCGTTCTTCTGGTTACATGTGGTTCGCCACGACGTGGAGCCGGATCAAATTGTAGGCTGGTACGATGGAGAGAAAGGAAACGGTGATCAGCAAATATGTAAATAGCAAATATGTTTATGTACCACATAAACAAATATGTGGGATGCACACCGCTTTGTAAGTGGGGCAGGATACTTACAATGAAAACTTGAGTGCATCGTCCAGTTCCATCAATGCTGCCTGATTGCCACAACGGTAGCAGTAGTTCGGTGCTGAGAAAATTGTGACAACATTGCGATCGTGGCACCAATTGTATCCTTCCATTACTAACTGATGTGCTCTTGATACTAATGTCAGCCCGTTTGTGTGATTGAACAGTTCCGAAATATCCTGAAAGGGATAACAATACACGCACGTTGTTAATAAATTTGCGTTTACTAACTTTTTCCCACCACCGGATTCCATACCTGTCCAAATGTGTAGCCTGCTCCTCGGGGCGATATACCCCAGCCGCCTCGGTCATCCGGATCGGACCAGAGCAGATCGCACATCGGTCCTTCGTGTGGCACCTCCTGAAGTCTATCGAGCGCCCGAATGTGATCAAGCGTATCAATCGAAGGACTGAGCCCTCCGTGCAGGCAAAAGATCTGTCCATCGACCAGGGCCGTCAACGGCAAGTAGTCAAACAAATCCGTAAAGAACTTCCATACGTTCGGATTGCCGTACTTCCGCAGACATTCGTCGTAGAAACCGTACACTTGGGTAATCTGTCGCGATTCGTGATTACCGCGAAGGATAGTGATTCTTTCACGATATCGTACCTGTAGGaagatggaaagaaaataattacacCATTTTGCACATCAGTTTACCATCTGCAGCAATTACCTTCAATGCGACCAACAAAGTAACGGTTTCTACCGAATAATAGCCACGATCGACATAATCTCCCATGAACAGATAGTTAGTGTCCGGTGATCGTCCGCCTATCCGAAACAGCTCCATCAGATCGTGGAATTGGCCATGTACGTCTCCACATACTGTAACCGGACATTTCACCTCCTGTACGTTAGACTCCTTCGATAGAATTTCCTTCGCCTGTAAAAGTTATCAAGAttgagttaataaaaaaaaaacttttacccGTCATTTGACAATCAATTTTATCTCCCAATATTACAATTTAAATATGTTATTGCTTAGTTGCGATTTATGCAGCAACTCTTTAACTTGATACGAAATTAGCAACTAGATAAGATATTAACAATGACAAACAGCCTGATAACAACACAAGACAGCCGTGAATCATGCAACCTACGTCAGTAATGACAAGCAGCGTGTCTTTGCGTCTATAAATATTTACTTTACGCATATTCGACCTTCATCAATGAAGTTATAGTAGAAAAAAACGCTCTTGCAAACTTCTACCAGCTTATCAAAGGGCAGATAAAGTGCACCTCACTGAACTAACTATAATCTCACAAATaagaaattatttgaaaaccCTATATGTTCAAAAGGCATTGAATTGTACAAAAAATGGTATACGTTgccaaataacaaaaatggaattcagaaatatttaaatgaagCGCTGCATGATGATGATACCCCTTCAATATAAATCATGTCCCTAtaggaaaatatttatatatacaGGCATTCCTTCCATGTATGACCAATCGGAACGCACGATTACTAt
Protein-coding sequences here:
- the LOC128305546 gene encoding serine/threonine-protein phosphatase PP2A, whose amino-acid sequence is MEDKAMLKDLDQWIEQLNECKQLTESQVKILCDKAKEILSKESNVQEVKCPVTVCGDVHGQFHDLMELFRIGGRSPDTNYLFMGDYVDRGYYSVETVTLLVALKVRYRERITILRGNHESRQITQVYGFYDECLRKYGNPNVWKFFTDLFDYLPLTALVDGQIFCLHGGLSPSIDTLDHIRALDRLQEVPHEGPMCDLLWSDPDDRGGWGISPRGAGYTFGQDISELFNHTNGLTLVSRAHQLVMEGYNWCHDRNVVTIFSAPNYCYRCGNQAALMELDDALKFSFLQFDPAPRRGEPHVTRRTPDYFL